The following DNA comes from Phytohabitans rumicis.
GAGGTCCTGCGGCTTGGCGATGCCGCTGCCCTCCAGCACCATGAGGCAGGCCAGGTTGCGCTGGTGGATCGCGCTCACCACGGTGAAGTCGGTGAACGTGCCCTTGCCGTACTCGATGAGGGCCGCGGTGATGTCCACGATGGCGAAGTCGGCCTGGCCGCTCTGCAGGAGCTGGAGGTTCTGGTTGGTGCCGTTGCCGGGCTTGACGTCCACATCGAAGCCGGCCTCCTGGAAGAAGCCCTTCTCTTTTCCGACGTAGACGTACGCCTCGCGGCCCTGCACGCTGACGCCGGTGAGGTAGGTGACCTTTTCCGAGCCGGTGGCATCCGCGGTCGGTTGATCGCTTTCGCTGCTGTCTTTGCCGCAGCCGACGGCCAACGCCAACACCATGACGGCCGCCGCGGTCACCCGCTTGATAGACATCGATGCACGCTAGCGGGAGGAATGCCAAGATCGGAACTCTTCCCGTAACCTGGCACCATGATTCGACTGGCCGGCGTGTCGCAGACGTTCCAGGCGCGTTCGGGCGCCGTAGAAGCGCTGCGAAACATCAACCTGACCGTCAGTGAGGGCGAGTTCGTCGCGGTCATCGGCCGCTCCGGATGCGGAAAGTCCACCCTGCTGCGGCTCGTCGCCGGCCTCATCGCGCCGTCCAGCGGCGAGGTGTCGGTCGGCGAGACGCGGGTGACCAAGCCGCGCAAGGACGTCGCCATGATGTTCCAGCGGCCGGCCCTGCTGCCCTGGCGTTCGGTGCTCGACAACGTGCTGCTGCCGGTGGAGATGTTCGGCTGGAAGCGCGCCGAGCACCGCCAGCGGGCCGAGCAGCTGCTCGACATGGTCGGGCTGAGCGAGTTCCACAAGAAGCAGCCGCACGAGCTCTCCGGCGGCATGCAGCAGCGGGTCGCCCTGTGCCGCGCGCTCATCCAGCGGCCCAAGGTGATGCTGATGGACGAGCCGTTCTCCGCCCTGGACGCCCTCACCCGCGAGGAGCTCTCCGGCGAGCTGCAGCGCGTCCACATGGAACTCGGCGCCACCACCGTCTTCGTGACCCACTCGATCGACGAGGCCGTGCTGCTGGCCGACCGGGTCCTGGTGCTCAGCCCGCGCCCGGGCCGGCTGCGCCGCATCGTCGACGTCAACATCCCCCGGCCGCGCACGCTCGGGCACAACGCGTACCTGGAAGAAGTGGCGCGGTGCAGCGCCGAGCTGCACGAGCTGCTCTTCGCGCCGGACGGCCCACCGCCGGCCCCGCCGTCGACGCCGGCGCCCCGGATGGCCCGCGAGAAGGTTTAGGGCGTGCCTGGTGGATCTTGTGGGTGCGAGGCGAGGTCCAGGCGGCGTCCGGTGGTGCCGGGCGGAAGGTCGCATACCGGTGTTGTATGCGGCCTTTCGACCGGTGCCACCGGTCGTCGTCTGGGCCCGCCGCAGCCCCACAAAGATCCGCCAGGCACGCCCTAACCCAGGCCGGCCATCATCTCGGCGAAGCCGGCGGCCGCCGTGGGCGAGGAGAAGAGGCGCTCCAGCCGCGCCCTCGCCAGCTCCCGCCGGAACGGCCCGTTGACCGAGGCATCGCCCGAGTCGTGCAGCATCTCCGTCATCCAGCGGGAAAACTCCTGGTAGTTCCAGGTCCGCCGCAGGCACGTCGCGGAGTACGCCCGCAGCGGCTCGCCGTCGCCGTCCCGGATGGCCGCGCGCAACCCGCTGGCGAGCACGTCGGCGTCGGCGAGCGCCAGGTTCATCCCCTTGCCGGCCATCGGCGTGATGATGTGCGCGGCGTCCCCGACCAGGAAGAGCCGCCCGTACGCCATCGGGTCGACCACGAAGCTGCGCATCTCGACGACGCCCTTCTCGGTGATCTCCCCGGCGGGCAGGCCGCCGTCGCCCAACCGCAGGCGTATCTGTGTCCAGATCCGCTCGTCCGTCCACTCCGCCAGGTCGTCGCCCGGCCCGCACTGCAAGTAGAACCGGCTGGCCCGGGGGCCCCGGGGGAAGTGCGCCGCGAAGCCGTGCGTGCTGACCGCGAAGAGCGGATGGCGCGGCGGCGGCACGTCGGCCAGCACCGTGAACCAGCCGATCCCGTGGTCCAGGGTGTACGCCGTAAGCGCGTCCGCGGGAACGCTCGGGCGGCAAACCCCGTGGAACCCGTCGCACCCGGCCACGAAGTCGCACTCGATCTCGTGCGCGGCGCCGGCCGGATCACGGTAGGTGACCGACGGGCGGGATCCCTCCAGGCCGTGCAGGGCCACGTCGAGCGCCTCGAAGCGCAGGTCTCCGCCGTCCTCCAGCAACGCCGCCATGAGCCGCTGCACCAGGAACTGCTGCGGCAGGATGTGGTTGTGCCGGCCGCCCGCGAGCGCGGCGACATCCAGGTACCGGGGCACCCCGTCGAGCCGGAACTCGTAGACACCGTCCACCCTGGCGTCCATCAAAACCCGGCCGGCCAGGCCCCATTTCTCCAGCATGCGGCCCGCGTGGTGGTCCAGCACGCCGGCGCGCTGCCGGCTCTCCACATAGGACCGGCTCTGCCGTTCCAGCACCACGCAGTCGATGCCGGCACGGCCCAGGAGATTGGCCAGCGTCAGCCCCGCCGGGCCCGCGCCGACGATCGCCACCGTGGTTTTCTCGCGTACGTCGTCAGCCATCGATGACGACCTTAGGGCTGACTGTGTGACGTCTCAAGCTCTCCATGGCTGGGTGGCGGCGGCTGGCATCCCCACGTAACGTGCCGGACATGGCATTGCGTACCTGGAGCAAGGTGCTGCTCGCCGCGCTCGGCGTCGGCCTGCTCGCGGGTGCGAGTCAGTTGGGCGTCGCGTTCGGCCTCGGCATCGTGCGGCTGAGCCGCACCTTCCCCACCGGCGAGGAAAACCAGTGGACCGCCCAGATGGCGTGGGTGACCTGGTTCGCGATGGTGGCCGCGGTCGCCGGCGCCGTCGCCGCCGACCGGATGGCCCGCCGGCACGGCCACGTCGGTGGCACCGGGTCCCGCATCGCGTACGCCGTGTGCGCCGGCATCGGGGCGGCCGTCCTGGTGCCCCTGTGTATGCAGCCGGCCCGCTTCGCCCAGGTCCAGTCCACCGACCCGGTCCTGGTGATCGGGCTGTCCGCCGCCCTGGGCGCCATCGCCGGCGTGTTCGTCGCGATCGCCGCGCTCAGCCAGGAAAGCCTGCTGTGGAACGTGGTCGTCGTGACCGCGGGCGGCTGGCTGCTCGCGATCATCTCCGTGGCGCCCTCGCTCGGCTCCGGCGACCCGCTGACCGACGTACGGCTCGGCGTGCCCGACCTGGCGTCACTGAGC
Coding sequences within:
- a CDS encoding ABC transporter ATP-binding protein gives rise to the protein MIRLAGVSQTFQARSGAVEALRNINLTVSEGEFVAVIGRSGCGKSTLLRLVAGLIAPSSGEVSVGETRVTKPRKDVAMMFQRPALLPWRSVLDNVLLPVEMFGWKRAEHRQRAEQLLDMVGLSEFHKKQPHELSGGMQQRVALCRALIQRPKVMLMDEPFSALDALTREELSGELQRVHMELGATTVFVTHSIDEAVLLADRVLVLSPRPGRLRRIVDVNIPRPRTLGHNAYLEEVARCSAELHELLFAPDGPPPAPPSTPAPRMAREKV
- a CDS encoding 4-hydroxybenzoate 3-monooxygenase; amino-acid sequence: MADDVREKTTVAIVGAGPAGLTLANLLGRAGIDCVVLERQSRSYVESRQRAGVLDHHAGRMLEKWGLAGRVLMDARVDGVYEFRLDGVPRYLDVAALAGGRHNHILPQQFLVQRLMAALLEDGGDLRFEALDVALHGLEGSRPSVTYRDPAGAAHEIECDFVAGCDGFHGVCRPSVPADALTAYTLDHGIGWFTVLADVPPPRHPLFAVSTHGFAAHFPRGPRASRFYLQCGPGDDLAEWTDERIWTQIRLRLGDGGLPAGEITEKGVVEMRSFVVDPMAYGRLFLVGDAAHIITPMAGKGMNLALADADVLASGLRAAIRDGDGEPLRAYSATCLRRTWNYQEFSRWMTEMLHDSGDASVNGPFRRELARARLERLFSSPTAAAGFAEMMAGLG